Genomic window (Bacteroidota bacterium):
GAAAGGCCAGCGACATAACCGAGCTGCGCGAGATACTGCAACGAAAGGGCTGCAAAAGCCGCATTGTGGCTAAGATAGAGAAGCCCGAGGCCCTGGAGAATATAGATGCCATCATAGCCGCGACCGATGCCGTAATGGTGGCACGTGGCGACCTGGGTGTGGAGATATACATGGAGGAGGTGCCCCTGTGGCAGAAGACCATTGTACGGAAGTGCAATGAGCAGGGCAAACCTGTGATTGTGGCCACCCAGATGCTGGAAAGCATGATGGACAACCCCCGCCCCACACGGGCCGAGACCACCGATGTAGCCAACGCCGTGCTGGACGGAGCCGATGCCGTAATGCTAAGTGGCGAGACCAGCGTAGGTAAATATCCGGTAGAGGTGGTGCGGGTGATGCAGCGAATCATCAGTATGGTAGAGCTGCATGACGAACTCTACCACCGGGTTCAGAAGATCCCCACAGATAGCAATGACTTCCTGCCCGATAGCATATGTCGCTCTGCCGTGCTCCTCAGCGAGCAGATAAAAGCCCAGGCCATAGTGGGCATGACACGCAGTGGCTACACAGGCCTCATGCTAGCACGCCACCGGCCCAAGGCCAATATCTTCATTTTTACTGACAACCGGCACCTGCTCAACCAGCTGAGCCTGGTGTGGGGGGTGCGTGCCTTCTTTTACGACGGCTTTGAGGGTACCAATGAGTCTATCCGAGACACAAATGCTATCCTGAAGGCACGCGGATTTGTGCAGGAAGGGCAGATTATCCTGAATACCGGTAGTATGCCACTGGGGGCCGGGCTGAAAACCAACATGATGAAGATTACGATCGTAGAATAGTCTACCACACCGCCCTACACCACCTGCCGCGGCTTGGCTGCCCGGAGGTGTGCCCCCACCAAGTACTTGGACGACGGGCTAAACCAGGGACCCCGCTTAGGGCTTCAGCAGCTCCTGGAGTGGTATGTGGTCGGCTATATGCTTGCCATAGTGTGCCCTCAGTACTTTCCCATCTGGCGATACCAGAAAGTCTGCGGGCAGGCGCGTTAGGGCACCATCCCGCTTGGGGGGTGCACCTGCGGCGTACAGCGACTCGCCTTGCTTGGCCTTGGCACGCACGTCCTTTTTCAGCATGCTGCCTACAAGCCCAAAGAAAGACTTCCGCACGGCAAACTGCTTGTACAGCACCCCGTCCGGGTCAGCCACTACCGAGAAGGGTATCCCCTCGGTGTCTTCAAAGCTTAGCAGCAGCTCGGGGCTAGACTGGTAGATGGCGATCACCCGTATGCCTGCTGCCTCTAGCTTCTTGTGCTGTTCCATCAGCTCATGCGCCCGCACATTGCACACCGGGCAACCCACATAGCGAAAGAAGGTGAGCAGTACCCGCTGGCCTGTGTAGGCCGATAGATCCAAGGGTTGGCCGCGTACATCCGAAAAAACTCTTACCGGTACGGTATCACCAACTTTCAGACGCTGACCATTGGCCGCAGATATTAGCAGGGCGGTGGACATAAGGACGAGGAAAAAGAGCTTCATGGGGGGCTACAATCTTCAGGCAAGAAAGTTACAAAAGAAACCGGAATAAGGTTCACTTGTCGAAGCTCGTGTACATCCAGCTCTCCGCTTGTATGCCGGTAGGGGGAGAGCACACCTACCCTTTTGGCTGGCACAGCTCTATTAGCACCCCATGTGCACTGCCGGGATGCACAAAGCAGATGCGCATGTTTTCCGCCCCGTCCTTGGGTGTCTCGTTTAGCAGCCGGAAGCCGGCAGCCCGCAGGCGTGCCATCTCCGCCTCTATGTCCGCTACCTGAAAGGCGATGTGGTGCAGCCCCTCGCCCCGCTTGGCTATGTGCCGGGCAATGGCACTATCGGGCCCGGTGGCTTCCAGTAGCTCTATCTTGTTCGGCCCCGCCTGGTAGAAGACCGTGTTTGCCTGCTCGCTCTCCACTGCCTCTGCTCGATAAGGGGGCCCAAAGAGTGCGGTGTATACCGCGCTGGCCGCTGCCATGTCGGCCACGGCTATGCCAATATGTTCTATTTTCTTCATATGCTTCACATTTTGGGTGCTTGCATCCCGCCTGCAAATGTCGCATACCCGATGCCAACAGGCAAACTGATGGGCCGTGCGCTACCCGCCCCGTGAACAGAAACAGGCCTTTCTGGCGGATACGTGTACTGTGTTATCGGGTGGGGGATGTAGGCCATGGGGCCGATCCGCTACTTTCTGTTCTGCCACCACAGGAGCACGAACACCAGGACTGTCAAGACGGCGGAGTAGTAATAAAAGTCGGGATTCATCCAGGGTCCCTCAAAGTTTTGCCAAAAAGAAATCGGGTCTGCTGGCCACCCACCCACGGGCAGCCATATGCCAGCTAACAGCGCATTCAGGCCGAGCAGGAGCAAGCCGAAGGCCCATGCACGCCCCCTGCGAATGGGTAGCACCATTGCCAGAAATAGCACGGCAATGGGGTAGGAGTAGGTAATGTGCCGAGACTCACTGTCTACCATAAATAGGGCAAACATCAGCGCAAACAAACTGAACGCAAGCCCCTGACGGGTTAGCGCCCGGATAAGTGGCCCCCGGTGGAGCAGCACCAGTAGGATAAACAAGCCGAAGTACAGCAGATCTGCCACCAGGGTGATGGCCGGAAACTGCATGGGCGTATGGTAAAACAGGCCCAACAAAAACCAGGTGTATCCCCCCTTGCTGGCTACCAGGTCTATGCCCGTGGGCTGGGCCAGGCTGTATATCAGCACATAGCGTAGGACCACCAGCAGTAGGATAATCAGCAGGGATAGAGCTGTGCCGCGTGAAAAAGGGTAGTGGGCCAGCTGAGACAGCACTGCAGGCACCAGCCTGCGGTGCAGATAGCGGATGTAGAGCAGGTAAAGTGCCAGCGAGAGCGGGAGCAGGTAAAGATCCAGCGGCAATCCCCAGAGGGGGGGCGTCTTGTCCGGATGCCACCAGGCATACAGGTAGTAAGCCCAGTACAGACCCAGCAGCAGCAAAAATCCCCCGAGCCCTAGCCGGTATAGCCATGTAAGCAGGTGCCTTAGGCGCGGGTCTTCCTGGCTGCGCAGGGGGGTGCGTGCAGGAAAGAGCAAAAAAGGAACCACAACAAGAAACGCCAGCGGATGCGAAAGGCAGACCAGAAAAAATAGCCCATACTGCAGCGAGCGGGGCCATTGCTTTACAGCGGCATATACAGCCAGCGAAACCATGGCCCCCGCCCACAGGTCGGTTAAAAAGGGATTGAAGGCATGAATCCGGAGAAAGGAATAGTTGACGGCAAGCAAGACCAGGCCGCACAGCGTGCGGTAGTTGCCCAGCTGATAATGCGTGGCCAGTCGCACAAATACCCACAGGATAAAGGCCAGCCCCAGCGCATTTAGCAGGCCGAACACCCCCAAGTAGGTATCCAGCTCGCCCTGGCCTTGCGTCCACCCCAGGTGTCGGAATAGCTCCGCTGTATAGTGGGCTAGCCGGGGCAGCAGCATCCGGCTCATGGAGTGGGGAACAAAGTGATGGCCCTGAAAATAGGCCTCATCGGCACGCGCCATCTCGTAGTGGATGTGCCCATCTGCCCCCAGGTATTGGTCGAAGATATAGTGCTCTGAAGTATGACTGAGTAACCAAGATGTCAGAACCAGCAGGCCGACGGCTATCCAAGGCATGAAACGGGTATACCACCTGCCAAGGTGAGCTGCTAGTGAAAGGCGCATTAGGGATTAAGGTCGGGTCGCTGCTGGGAGGGAGACCAATTCTTTTTCAGATAAGCAAGAGCCAGCAGGCTGATTAGCACAGCCGAGGCGCCTACATAGTAGAACCAGGCGTGCATATAGGGCCCCTCATAGTTGGCCCACAGGTGGGCGTACCACAGGCCCTGTTCCGAGTACTTAGGCCAGTCTTGTAGCTGAAACAGCATGCCCGACACCAGTAGATTGAATAAAAAGAGTGCGAGCGTGAATGCCCAAATCCGGTTTGGCCGGATTGTAATTCCCCTTACAAGCAGCAGCACCAGCGCCGGATAGTAAAAGCTCAGGTGCCGAGACTCACTGTCCAGCAGGAACAGGCAGAAGCACAGCCCCATTAGCGGCAGGGCCAGTCCATGCTCGGCCAGCTGCCGGAAAAGCACCCCTCGGTACAGCACGATGCCCGATGCAAAGAAACCGAAATAGGCAAAATGCGCTACCAGCGAGATGCCCGGTTTGATGAACGGCAGGTAGTAGAAGAAGGAAACCAGAAACCAGAGGTCGCCGCCCCTGGACGCAATCACGCCAGGCTCGGGCCTGGCTATGTAATGTAGCAGGGCATAGCGAAACCCAAGTAGCGCGGCCAGTAGCAAAGCCCGGTACAGCACGCCCCGACCAAAGGGATAGCGGGAAATGGCTGACAATAGTGCAGGCCGAAAGGTCCTGTCCACATACCGCAGGTAGAGGAGATATAGGAGGGTAGAAGGTACGAGCAGGTAAAGATCTGGTAATTGGATAAACAAATGCGAGAATGGCAGGTGCTTGGGTGGGTGCAGAATGGCGTAAAAGTAGTAGCCCCAAAAGAGCACCAGTACGAACAGGAAGCCTGCCCGCAGGCTGCTGTAGGCCAGCGCGGCCCAGCGCCGAATGGATTGGTTCTCATCGGCCCGAAGCGGGCTGTACGCTGGGAACAGCAGGCAGGGGGCCAGCACCAGGTAGGCTAGTGGGTGTGAGAAGGAGAGCCCGACAAAGAGAACAACCTGCCAGGCCAGATGCCAGCGCAGCAAGTATGCATACAGAAAGGCAGTAGACAACAGGGCGGCCCATAGGTCGGTAACCAGGGGGTTGAAGGCATACATCTTCAGCAGCGAGAAGTTGAGGCCAAAGAGAATAAGCAGCCAGAGCTGCTTGTAGGTAGGCAGCTGGTAGTGGGCGGCCAGCCGGAGCAGCAGCCAGCACAGCAGGGCCAGGGCCAGGGTATTCAGGTAGATAAAGGTCAGAATCATGGGCTCTGTATCCCCCCCTGCGGGCACCAGGCCCAGCTGTGCAAATACGGGCTCGGTATAGTGTGCCATTCGCGGCAGAAAAGCCCGGCTAAGGTTGTAGCTGCGGAACTGACCGTCCAGGAAATCGGCCTCGCTGGCACGGGCCATGGCGTAGTGTGTGGGGCTATCGGAACCTATGGTCAGGTTGAAGATGTAGCGCTCGGCACCCAGACTGTAGTACAGAAAGAATGCCACAAGAAAGGAAGCTGCCAGCACCGGCAGGCAGGCCGGGCGGAGCTGTGGCCTGAAGCGAATATGTGCGGACGGATTCAAGCGGATAAGGGACCTGAGGCAACCTAAATTCCTGAGAACAGCAGCTCGCTATCCAGGTAGTCGGGAACGCTTACGTTGTTCCAGCCAAACTCGTCTTCCAGTATCTCCTTCAGCACCCGGGCACCCTCGTACTCACCGTGCACAATGTAGGTGCGCTTGGGCGACTGCCTGAAGCCACTGATCCAGGTCCGCAGCTCGGTCTGGTCGGCATGGGCGCTCAGGCCATTCAGCTTGGCAATCCGGCATTTAACGTGAACCGGTATGCCAAATATACGTACCGACTCCTCCCCCTCCAGCAGGTATCGTCCCCGGCTGCCTTCGGCCTGATAGCCTGCAAAAAGCAGGGTGTCCTCCGGGTTGCCCAGCCGGTTGTACAGGTGGTGCAGGATGCGGCCACCCGTGGCCATTCCGCTGGCGCTGATGATGATGGCGTTGGTCTTTACCTGGTTTATGGCTACACTCTGCTCCTGTGTACTGGCGTAGTGTATCCAGTCGTTGTCAAACACACAGTCTGGCCCCTGCTCCAGCACGCTGGCGCCCAGCTTATGGTAGCTGCTGTGGTGCAGGTACAGCCTGGTGGCGCTAATGGCCATGGGGCTATCCACATATACCGGCACCCGGGGTATGGCTTCTTTCTGGATCAGGGTATGCAGGTGGTACAGCAGCTCTTGCGTTCGGCCTACGGCAAAGCTGGGGATGAGCACCACCCCCCCGGCCTCGAACGTCTCGTTTATGACACGGGCCATATCCAGCAGTACATGCTGGTACGGATTGGTACGGTTTCCATAGGTGCTTTCTACCAGCAGGATGTCTGTTTCGGTAATGCTGGCTGGGTCGGGCATAATGGGCTGGTCGTAGCGCCCCAGGTCTCCGCTGAAGGTGATTTTCTTGCTTTGGGTATCGCCTTGCACCCATAGCTCCAGTATAGCGGCACCCAGTATGTGCCCGGCCAGCCGGTAGCGAAAGCGTATGGCCTGGGTTATGTGCATCTCCTGTTCCATTGCCACCTGGCGTATCATGGGCAGTACCCGCTCCACGTCCTTGGTGTCGTACAGGGGCTTTGCTGGCTGGTGCTTGGAATAGCCCTTTTTGTTGGCATATTCCGCCTCTTCCTCTTGCAGCTTGGCACTATCGCGCAGCAGCAGTTCGGCCAGGTCTCGGGTAGGCACCGTCATGTAGATAGGCCCGCCATAGCCATTGGCTACCAGCCTGGGCAGGTAGCCAATGTGGTCAATGTGTGCGTGGGTAATGATTACCGCGTCCAGCTGGCTGGCCGGCAGGGGCAGGTCTTCCCAGTTGCGCTGGCGCAGCTCCTTCAGGCCCTGAAACATGCCGCAGTCTACCAGCACCTTCAGGCCATCCACCTCCAGCAGATACTTGCTGCCGGTAACGGTACGTGCCCCACCAAAAAACCTTAAACGTACATCCATGCGACAAGATAGAACTTCTTAGCGTTCACCAGCTTTAAATCTTACGCTCTGTGCCAGGTGGATCAGGTCTTGCTGCAGGTGCCGGATAACGGGGGCGAGGCTGTCGTTCTTCTCGGCCGTATTGAAATAGAAGCTGCACTCCAGGGCGTAGTGGGTGGTGTCGCTAAAAAAGAGATAGGCTGGGCTGGGCACATTGCCCGAAAGGAGAAAGAGGGTGCCTACGCCTGCTGGTGTGGAGATGGGCTGCTCGCGTATGCTGCCCTTTTGTGCATGCTTGTACACCAGGTTTCGGTAGTCCTCGTAGGCCCGGAAGGGGTCGGTATGCTCGGCCCGAAACCAGCGGGTGGTGATGTGCCAGGTGCTTTCCATCTGCGGGAAGTACACGTTGAAGTAGGCACTGTCGGCCTTGCGCACCTGCAGCCGGCCATAGGTGGGTAGCTGTAGGGTATAGGGTGCCCAGCTGGTATCCAGGGTGCGGTAGCTGTGGGCAGGCAGGGCCATGCGTGGGTAGCCTTTGGGCCGTGGATAAGGGGTAGGGCTGCTACAGCCCAGGGCCAGCAATAGGCACAGACAGTAGAGGGGCGGGTGCATACGCATACCCCAAAGGTAGTGCAAAACCTATCGGATCCGGCTGAGGCGCACCCGTGCCAGCTCATCCTTTTGTGCTAGCCGTGCCGGGCTGCTTAGCAGGTGTAGTGGGTACAGCCTACCGGCAGCCCAGGTATCCACAAAGTTCTGGTAATAGGCACTGCCCGGGTTTTCGCTCTGCCCACCCGGGTACACCCCCTGGCCCTGTACCTGCGGCCCCACCGATACCACCATGCGCCAGCTGGGGCCGTGGTCGGTATCCTGGGCATTTATGGCCTGGCGCATGCCCCCCACGGGCAGGTTTTTCAGGCCAAAGGGCTCGATGTAGCTCATGTGGTCAATATGAACCGCCTGGTATCGGTGCCAGGCCCGCTCTTCGCGCTTCGGGAAACGCTGGGCTAGTTGGCGCACGCTCAGCTCGAAGGCCTTTACGGCCAGTTCCTCCAGTCCTTCCCGAACCTTTGGTGTGCGTAGGTCGTCGTACCATTTTCCTGTGTCTTGCTGCGCGATCAGCTGGGCAGTAACGGCCCGTGGTGGGTAGCGATAGGTAGGCCCCGGCAGCTGGTCTTGCCAGATGGCCGTATCCAGCGCCAGCCACCAGTGCTGAAAGTACGTGGCTCCCAGGCTTCCGGGTTCATGCCGGTAGTTCCAGGCTTTCAGCTGGGCATATGCGTGGGCCAGGTCGGGCTGTTGCAGCTTTTTGGGGTCCAGGCCTTGCTGCAGCACCACGAGCAGCCGGGGCAGGATTTTCTCGGCCAGCACATTGGTGTTATCCAGCTGCAGCCTCCGGAAGTCTTCGGGTGTGGCCCGCTGCATGGCAGCCAGGCGGCCCTCTATCCGGCTGGCCCGCTCCCAGCTGGCAAAGCTCCAGCCCAGGTAGTAGGGGTAGGCATCGCCCACGGGGTTTTGGTTTGCACTGGCTACGTAGCCACGCTTTGGGTTCACAATATGTGGGTTATCGGCAGCGGGCACCCAGCCCTGCC
Coding sequences:
- a CDS encoding gliding motility lipoprotein GldD gives rise to the protein MRMHPPLYCLCLLLALGCSSPTPYPRPKGYPRMALPAHSYRTLDTSWAPYTLQLPTYGRLQVRKADSAYFNVYFPQMESTWHITTRWFRAEHTDPFRAYEDYRNLVYKHAQKGSIREQPISTPAGVGTLFLLSGNVPSPAYLFFSDTTHYALECSFYFNTAEKNDSLAPVIRHLQQDLIHLAQSVRFKAGER
- a CDS encoding AhpC/TSA family protein, which translates into the protein MKLFFLVLMSTALLISAANGQRLKVGDTVPVRVFSDVRGQPLDLSAYTGQRVLLTFFRYVGCPVCNVRAHELMEQHKKLEAAGIRVIAIYQSSPELLLSFEDTEGIPFSVVADPDGVLYKQFAVRKSFFGLVGSMLKKDVRAKAKQGESLYAAGAPPKRDGALTRLPADFLVSPDGKVLRAHYGKHIADHIPLQELLKP
- the pyk gene encoding pyruvate kinase; the encoded protein is MISPVWNKTKIVATMGPATHNPDTLLDLIQSGLDICRLNASHGDHATHQYFIDQVRRINVVYDLNIGILLDLQGPKIRVGKLDKPHPVQVGDEVKLSTAVQKQVGNVLPMEYETLIQDVKPGDLLLIDDGKLQTEVVANNGVDTVTLKALIPGEIGSRKGVNLPFSHVSLPSLSDKDLEDLELAVHNQLEWVALSFVRKASDITELREILQRKGCKSRIVAKIEKPEALENIDAIIAATDAVMVARGDLGVEIYMEEVPLWQKTIVRKCNEQGKPVIVATQMLESMMDNPRPTRAETTDVANAVLDGADAVMLSGETSVGKYPVEVVRVMQRIISMVELHDELYHRVQKIPTDSNDFLPDSICRSAVLLSEQIKAQAIVGMTRSGYTGLMLARHRPKANIFIFTDNRHLLNQLSLVWGVRAFFYDGFEGTNESIRDTNAILKARGFVQEGQIILNTGSMPLGAGLKTNMMKITIVE
- the mce gene encoding methylmalonyl-CoA epimerase, coding for MKKIEHIGIAVADMAAASAVYTALFGPPYRAEAVESEQANTVFYQAGPNKIELLEATGPDSAIARHIAKRGEGLHHIAFQVADIEAEMARLRAAGFRLLNETPKDGAENMRICFVHPGSAHGVLIELCQPKG
- a CDS encoding MBL fold metallo-hydrolase produces the protein MDVRLRFFGGARTVTGSKYLLEVDGLKVLVDCGMFQGLKELRQRNWEDLPLPASQLDAVIITHAHIDHIGYLPRLVANGYGGPIYMTVPTRDLAELLLRDSAKLQEEEAEYANKKGYSKHQPAKPLYDTKDVERVLPMIRQVAMEQEMHITQAIRFRYRLAGHILGAAILELWVQGDTQSKKITFSGDLGRYDQPIMPDPASITETDILLVESTYGNRTNPYQHVLLDMARVINETFEAGGVVLIPSFAVGRTQELLYHLHTLIQKEAIPRVPVYVDSPMAISATRLYLHHSSYHKLGASVLEQGPDCVFDNDWIHYASTQEQSVAINQVKTNAIIISASGMATGGRILHHLYNRLGNPEDTLLFAGYQAEGSRGRYLLEGEESVRIFGIPVHVKCRIAKLNGLSAHADQTELRTWISGFRQSPKRTYIVHGEYEGARVLKEILEDEFGWNNVSVPDYLDSELLFSGI